In Candidatus Eremiobacterota bacterium, the genomic stretch AAAGAGGATTAAGAGATGCTCCAGCGACTTCGTGGTCTGTTTCCTTTTACCATAACCGCTTTTTTACTGATCATCCTCAGCGCTTCCGCCCTCAGGGCCGAAGTGCTGCAGAGCGCCGAGGAGAAAGAGCTCCAGGCCTTTGCCAGGGAATATACCGTCAAAATGGCGCCGCTTGAGCGCGAAGCCAACCTTGCCGAGTGGAACGCTTACCTCACCGGCACGAAAAAGGATTATGAAAAAATGGCGGAGCTCTCACTGAAGCGTGACCTTCTCAATTCCAGCCGCAGGGACTATAGGAAGCTCATCAGGCTCCGCGATTCGGGGAAGATCAATGATCCCCTCCTGGCGCGGGAGCTCACCCTTCTCATCAACGAATTCGGCCCCAAGCAGATTGAGCCAGGCCTTCTCAAGAAGATAAATGACAAGGAGGCTGAAGCCCAGCGTGTTTTCAACACCTACCGGGGGATTATCAAGGGAAAGGCGGTCTCCGAGCGCGATATCTATGACATCCTCAGGACAAGCAACGACCGGGCGCTCAGAAAACAGGCCTGGGAGGCTCAGAAAGGCGTGGGTCCGAAAGTGGCCCCCCTCCTCATAGATCTGGTGAAGCTCCGCAACAAGGCTGCTCATTCCCTGGGTTTCGCCAATTATTATGTGATGAAGATTTCCTTTAATGACCAGAGTGTCGATGAGCTTGCCGGAATCTTCAACAAGCTTTATGAAACAACGGAAAAGCCCTTCACCCATTACAAGGGAAAAATGGATGAGGTCCTCGCCGCCCGCTTCGGAGTGAAGCAACAGGAGCTGCGCCCATGGGACTATCCCAACCCCTTTTTCCAGGATTCATCGGGGACCTTTGCGAAAAACCTTGACAGGTTTTTCAAGGGAAAGAACCTCCCCGTAATTGCCACCGCCTTTTACAGGAGCGCCGGTCTTCCCCTTGGCGATATCCTCTCAAGAAGCGACCTGTATGAGAAGCCCGGCAAGTCGCAGCATGCATTCTGCTACAGCATAGACAGGGGCCTGGACATAAGGATTCTCCTCAACATGCGCCCCGATGAGGAATCATGCGGCACGCTGCTCCATGAGCTTGGCCACGGAGTGTACGATCTTTATACCCGCAAGGATATGCCATGGCTGATAAGGGAGCCCTCCCATACCTTCACGACAGAGGCATCGGCAATGATGTTTGAGCGTCTTACCAAAAATCCCTCATGGCTCGTCAAGATGCTGAAGGCCCCCGCTTCTGAAGTGGAGGCCCTGAAAGAGGGCCTCGCCATGGACCTGGCCCTCAACCAGCTTGTGTTCTGCCGCTGGACCGAGGTGATGTTCAACTTTGAGCAGGAGCTTTACCGCGATCCCGGCCAGGATCTCAACAAGCTCTGGTGGGATACGGTGGAGAAATACCAGCACCTTGTGCGCCCTGAGGGGCGCACGGCGCCGGACTGGGCCTCGAAAGTCCATTTCGCCAGCGCCCCCGTCTATTACCACAACTACATGCTTGGCGAGCTCATGGCATCGCAGATGATGCATGCAATAGGGACCGGCGTGCTCAAGCGGAAGGACTGGTCGTCGATGGACTTCGTCGATATTCCCGAGGCAGGGGTGTGGCTCCGTGAAAACATTTACGGGCCTGGTTCTCATTACCGCTGGAACGATCTCCTCATCAGGGCCACGGGGGAGACGCTCAATCCTCAGTATTTCGCCGAACAATTCATCACGGAGAGCACGCAGTAAGGGGGAAGATATGACTCAGACTCCTGACAGCACAAAGCAGGGCAAGCTATTCGAGGTAAGCGATCAGAAAACCATAGAAAAGCTGATAAAAATCGGCACGGCCCTCTCCGTCGAGAGAAACCTCCCGAAGCTGCTGAACACCATCATAGGGGAGCTGAAATTCGTCGTCGCCGCCGACAAGGCCTCGCTCTTCCTGATAGACAAGGAAAGATTCGAGCTCATCTTCTTCATCACGAGCGATATCTCCCTCAAGGAGATGCGCCTCCCCCTCTCCAGGAAAAGCATCGCGGGCTTTGTGGCACTTACAGGTGAGATCCTGAGGATTGATGACGTCTATCTGATCCCCTCAGACTCGCCTTACAAGTTCAACAAGGACATTGACAAGCAGACGGGGTACCGCACAAAATCGATGCTTGCCCTCCCGATGATAGACCATAAGAACGAAATCATCGGCGTCATCCAGCTCATCAATAAGACCGTGAAAGAAGAGATTGTCCCCTTCGACACCGAGGACGAGAGCCTCCTCTTCGCCATCGCCTCCCAGGCGGCGGTGAGCATCGAGAACACCAGGCTTTACCACGAGATAGAGCAGTTCTTTGAATCCTTCGTGAGAGGACTTGCCATGGCCATTGAAGCAAGAGACCCCGTCACCAAGGGCCACTCCAGGAGGGTAAGGATGTACTCTGTCGCCATCGCAAGGGCAATGGGCACCTTCTCGGAGGAGGAGATCAGGGAGCTCTCGTATTCCGCCTGGCTCCACGACGTGGGAAAAATCGGGGTGCCTGAATACATCCTGAAAAAAAGCAACAGGCTTTCCGACGACCAGATCCAGGCCGTCAGGGAGAGGTTTCAGCTCATCAGGGCAATGAAACAGTCCCAGACCTACCTGGATATCTGCCAGATGCGCTGCGGCCCCGGGGAAAATCCCGAGAATCTTAAAAAGGCCCAGAATGACAAGGAAAAGGCCCTCGAGGCGGAGCTGGCGCTCCTCGCGGAGAGCATGGCCTTCCTCGAGAAAATAAACGGGACAGGCTTTCTCGGCGACGAGGACCTCCAGAAGCTCAACGACATCGCCGCCCGCACCTTTATAGACGCCGAGGGGAAGAAGCGATCCTTCCTCACCGCTGAGGAATATGAGTTCCTTGCCGTAAGGAAAGGCAACCTTACCTCCAGAGAGCGCGATGATATGAACGCCCATGTGCAGCATACCAAGCTCATCCTGGACAAGATACGCTTTACAAAGGACCTTAAGGATGTCCCTACGTACGCCTCGCTGCACCATGAAAAGCTTGACGGCACGGGATACCCCTGGGGCTACCCCGCCGACAAGATCCCCGTCCAGGCCCGCATCCTGGCCCTGGCCGACATCTATGACGCCCTCACGGCCCAGGACAGGCCTTACAAGAAGCCCATCCCCCAGGGGAAATCCCTTGATATTCTCGAAGAGATGGTACAGAGCGGGCACCTTGACCGCGAGGTCTTCATCACCTTCATCAAGAACAGGATCTACGAGATGAAGGACGAGTTCGACACCGTGGAAAAGGGAGGCGACATCTCCTTTGTGGAGGGAATCGTGAAGAGAGAGGAAGCCAATGCTGCTCTGCAGGCGGCCGAATAGTGATGCCTGCCGTCAGGAGCCGCCAGGAGAGAGCCGATGGCACGATTCTGCCCGGGATGCGGAAAAAAGCACAGTGACTCAGCCTGCAGGTGTATGGCATGCGGCCTGCCTTTCAAGGCCGTCAGCGGCCGGGGAACGATGCTGGATAACCGCTATGAGATTGAAGGCATCATAAAAGCAGGCGGCATGGGATGCGTCTTAAGGGCATTTGACAGGCACCTCATGCGGGACGTGGCGGTAAAAAAATGCGCCCCCAGGCTCACCACCCCCGAAGAGCTGCGCTATGCCGAGGAGCGCTTTAAAAAAGAGGCTCACCTCCTCACCAGCCTCAGCCACCGTGGGCTTCCCAGGGTCACTGACTTCTTCATGGATGCCGATCCCGGGCAGCCGGGGAAAAGAGCCTGTTTCCTCGTGATGTCCCTGGTTGAAGGCGAGGACCTTGAAGCCCTCATCCAGAAAGGCCGGCCCCTCCCCTTCCCCCTTGAAGAGGCCCTGGGCATCTTCAGGCAGCTTCTTGATATCCTCCATTATCTCCACTCCCACGATCCGCCGGTGATATACAGGGACCTGTGCCCCCGCAACGTGATGCTGGACGGGGGAAAGGTGTACCTCGTGGATTTTGGCATAGCCCGTCACTTCATGCCTCACGAGAAAGGCACCGCCATCGGGACTCCCGGCTATGCGGCGCCCGAGCAGTATAAGGGTGAAGCGAGCCCCCTGAGCGACCTTTTTTCGCTGGGGGCGCTCATGCACTACCTTCTTACGGGAGAAAACCCGGAAGACCGACCTTTCATGCACTATGATCCTGTAAGATCCCACAATACTGCAGTTCCCCGTCAGCTCGCCGCCCTCATTGAATCCATGCTGAGCATCGCTCCCCAGAAGCGCCCCCCTTCGGCGCACCGGGTCCTCGAGGCCCTCTCTGAAAAGGGCGCCCTCCTCGCATCATTGAGAAAATTCCTTGCTGCTTCGCCGGAAGCCTCGAAATTACCGCCAAAAACTATTCATGAGGCCATAAGGGCCGGCGATCTCAAATCGGTGAAGGCGAGTCTCTCGGCAGGAGCATCGCTTGAGGCAAGAGACTCAAGATACGGCGCCACTCCCCTTCACTGGGCAGCATTCACCGGGAGAGATGCTATCGCCCGGCACCTTGCTGCCAGGGGGGCCGACCTCGATTCCCGTGCCGGAAAGGGCCAGACGCCCCTCCACTGGGCAGCGGCGGACAACCAGAGAAAAACGGCGGCCCTTTTCCTGAGGCTTGGGGCAGATCCGGCCGCGGCAGACGACGACGGGAGGACAGCCCTTCACATGGCCTCCATGAAAGGCCACGAGGAGATGGCGGCCCTGCTTGTGAAGGGAGGCGCCTCACTGCAGGCCAGGGACCGTGACGGGCTCACGCCGGCGCTGCTTGCGATCCGCAGGGGGCACAGGGGGACTGCCAGGAGGATCCTGAAGGCATGCGCGACGCTTTTCCAAGCCATAGAGAAAAACGACGCCGCCCATGTGAGGGCCTGCATCGCCGCAGGGTTCAGGCTCGGCGAAAAGGATGCCCTCAACGGCGATACGCCTCTCCACAGGGCGGCATCATGCGGACGCCACGAGCTGGTGAAGCTTCTCCTGGAAGCCCGCCCCCCCCTCGACGAGAAGAATGCCCGGGGTCAGACTCCCCTCCACCTGGCGGTTCTGGCCGGTGACACCTCTTCGGTCATTCACCTCTCGCAGGCTGGCGCAGCGCCGTCAATTGAGGACGACTACGGGAAAAAGCCCCTTGATTACGCCGTGAAAGCCCATAGGCGCGAGATGATATGCGTGCTGCATTCCCTCTCGTACGCCACTGTCGCAGGTGCCATCGCAGAGCACGATCTTGTTGCCCTTGAGGGATTCATAGCAAGGGGCATCAAGGTCAACGGGAAAGACGGCAATCTCGGGGCTTCTCCGCTCCACTGGGCTGCCTTTCACGGCGCCAGGGATATAGCGGCCCTCCTTATCTCCCGCGGCGCCTCACCTGCCGCGAAAACTAAAAGAGGCGAGACACCGCTTGACTGGGCCATCCGGCAGGGGCACTCCGAAGTAGCTTCTCTGCTTGCCGGGAGGAATTCCCCCCCGCTGCCTCTAACTACTCCCTGTGACAAAGACTACCCGCCATAAGGAGCTCCCCATGGAAAAGTCAAAGGCGCAGCTTGAGTCCCTGGTGAACCTCAACTCATTCCTTATCGAGGTGAACAAGGAAATCATAGAGGACGACCTCTCGAGGCTTGCCGCCATCGTCAATTCATCCCATGACGCCATTATCGGGATGACCTGCCAAGGCACCATCACAAGCTGGAACCCGGCAGCCGAGAAGCTCTACGGCTACTCTCCGGGCGAGGCCGCTGGCATGGAGGCCTCCCTTCTCTTCGCGCCTGAGGGCTTCCAGGAGCTCGGGCAGCACTGTTCCCGGGCATCACGCTGCAAAGAGCCCGAAAGATTTGAAACAATCCACGTGAGGAAGGGGGGCGGCTCGTTCCCCGTCATGGTGAGCATATCACCGGTCCCTGCCCCATCCGGCGGCCTTGCGGGGATATCCCTCATTGTCCGTGACATCTCGGCGGAGAAGGAGGCT encodes the following:
- a CDS encoding M2 family metallopeptidase; translation: MLQRLRGLFPFTITAFLLIILSASALRAEVLQSAEEKELQAFAREYTVKMAPLEREANLAEWNAYLTGTKKDYEKMAELSLKRDLLNSSRRDYRKLIRLRDSGKINDPLLARELTLLINEFGPKQIEPGLLKKINDKEAEAQRVFNTYRGIIKGKAVSERDIYDILRTSNDRALRKQAWEAQKGVGPKVAPLLIDLVKLRNKAAHSLGFANYYVMKISFNDQSVDELAGIFNKLYETTEKPFTHYKGKMDEVLAARFGVKQQELRPWDYPNPFFQDSSGTFAKNLDRFFKGKNLPVIATAFYRSAGLPLGDILSRSDLYEKPGKSQHAFCYSIDRGLDIRILLNMRPDEESCGTLLHELGHGVYDLYTRKDMPWLIREPSHTFTTEASAMMFERLTKNPSWLVKMLKAPASEVEALKEGLAMDLALNQLVFCRWTEVMFNFEQELYRDPGQDLNKLWWDTVEKYQHLVRPEGRTAPDWASKVHFASAPVYYHNYMLGELMASQMMHAIGTGVLKRKDWSSMDFVDIPEAGVWLRENIYGPGSHYRWNDLLIRATGETLNPQYFAEQFITESTQ
- a CDS encoding HD domain-containing phosphohydrolase, which codes for MTQTPDSTKQGKLFEVSDQKTIEKLIKIGTALSVERNLPKLLNTIIGELKFVVAADKASLFLIDKERFELIFFITSDISLKEMRLPLSRKSIAGFVALTGEILRIDDVYLIPSDSPYKFNKDIDKQTGYRTKSMLALPMIDHKNEIIGVIQLINKTVKEEIVPFDTEDESLLFAIASQAAVSIENTRLYHEIEQFFESFVRGLAMAIEARDPVTKGHSRRVRMYSVAIARAMGTFSEEEIRELSYSAWLHDVGKIGVPEYILKKSNRLSDDQIQAVRERFQLIRAMKQSQTYLDICQMRCGPGENPENLKKAQNDKEKALEAELALLAESMAFLEKINGTGFLGDEDLQKLNDIAARTFIDAEGKKRSFLTAEEYEFLAVRKGNLTSRERDDMNAHVQHTKLILDKIRFTKDLKDVPTYASLHHEKLDGTGYPWGYPADKIPVQARILALADIYDALTAQDRPYKKPIPQGKSLDILEEMVQSGHLDREVFITFIKNRIYEMKDEFDTVEKGGDISFVEGIVKREEANAALQAAE
- a CDS encoding ankyrin repeat domain-containing protein, yielding MARFCPGCGKKHSDSACRCMACGLPFKAVSGRGTMLDNRYEIEGIIKAGGMGCVLRAFDRHLMRDVAVKKCAPRLTTPEELRYAEERFKKEAHLLTSLSHRGLPRVTDFFMDADPGQPGKRACFLVMSLVEGEDLEALIQKGRPLPFPLEEALGIFRQLLDILHYLHSHDPPVIYRDLCPRNVMLDGGKVYLVDFGIARHFMPHEKGTAIGTPGYAAPEQYKGEASPLSDLFSLGALMHYLLTGENPEDRPFMHYDPVRSHNTAVPRQLAALIESMLSIAPQKRPPSAHRVLEALSEKGALLASLRKFLAASPEASKLPPKTIHEAIRAGDLKSVKASLSAGASLEARDSRYGATPLHWAAFTGRDAIARHLAARGADLDSRAGKGQTPLHWAAADNQRKTAALFLRLGADPAAADDDGRTALHMASMKGHEEMAALLVKGGASLQARDRDGLTPALLAIRRGHRGTARRILKACATLFQAIEKNDAAHVRACIAAGFRLGEKDALNGDTPLHRAASCGRHELVKLLLEARPPLDEKNARGQTPLHLAVLAGDTSSVIHLSQAGAAPSIEDDYGKKPLDYAVKAHRREMICVLHSLSYATVAGAIAEHDLVALEGFIARGIKVNGKDGNLGASPLHWAAFHGARDIAALLISRGASPAAKTKRGETPLDWAIRQGHSEVASLLAGRNSPPLPLTTPCDKDYPP